The proteins below are encoded in one region of Juglans microcarpa x Juglans regia isolate MS1-56 chromosome 4D, Jm3101_v1.0, whole genome shotgun sequence:
- the LOC121259734 gene encoding U-box domain-containing protein 30-like: MPMYQPSSRKRDVGDGKLDVGGDGQVLDLETAVKDGILGGDGAFFGGGVTDKLDLKKMVAELELIDVPSVFICPISLEPMQDPVTLCTGQTYERSNILKWFSLGHFTCPTTMQELWDGSITPNTTLHQLIYSWFSQKYFVIKKRSEDVQGRALELLETLKKVKGQARVQSLKDLRQVVVAHASAKKTVVDNNGIDLVSSLLGHFTSHAVGSEAIGILVNLDLDSQSKADLMQPAKISLMVDMLNEGSIETKINCTKLIETLMVGKDFRSEIVSSLSLLVGLLRLVKDKRHPNGVFAGLSLLKTVCSHESIRRSVVSIGAVPQLVELLPSLSNECLELALYVLEVLSTLPEGRQALKDCPNTIPNVVRLMMKVSESCTQFALSILWAVCKLAPEECAALALEAGLAAKLLLVIQSGCNQVMKQRSAELLKLCSLNYTATIFISKCKLTRTIQ, from the coding sequence ATGCCGATGTACCAGCCCTCTAGTCGGAAGAGAGATGTGGGGGACGGGAAGCTTGATGTGGGCGGCGATGGGCAAGTGTTGGATCTGGAGACCGCTGTGAAAGATGGCATTTTGGGCGGAGATGGAGCCTTCTTCGGCGGCGGTGTCACCGATAAATTGGATTTAAAGAAGATGGTCGCGGAGCTCGAACTCATAGATGTTCCCTCAGTTTTTATCTGCCCGATCTCTTTGGAGCCGATGCAAGACCCAGTGACCCTTTGCACGGGCCAGACCTACGAGAGATCCAACATTCTCAAATGGTTCTCTTTGGGCCACTTCACTTGCCCCACCACGATGCAGGAGCTGTGGGACGGTTCAATCACGCCGAACACAACTCTGCACCAGCTGATTTACAGTTGGTTTTCGCAGAAGTACTTTGTAATAAAGAAGAGGTCGGAGGATGTGCAAGGCAGAGCTTTGGAGCTTTTGGAGACGCTGAAGAAGGTTAAGGGTCAAGCTAGAGTTCAATCTCTTAAAGACCTGAGGCAGGTCGTCGTTGCTCATGCTTCGGCGAAGAAGACTGTGGTGGACAATAACGGTATAGACTTGGTTTCTTCTCTGTTGGGCCATTTCACTTCGCATGCAGTTGGGTCGGAGGCAATTgggattcttgtgaatttagaTCTCGACTCGCAGTCGAAGGCCGATTTGATGCAACCCGCGAAGATATCGTTAATGGTAGACATGCTAAATGAGGGGTCCATTGAGACCAAGATCAATTGCACGAAATTGATCGAAACGCTGATGGTTGGGAAGGATTTTAGGTCGGAGATTGTCTCAAGCTTGAGTCTTTTGGTGGGGTTGTTGAGGTTGGTGAAGGATAAAAGACATCCAAATGGGGTCTTCGCCGGTCTCAGTTTACTGAAAACAGTTTGTTCTCACGAGTCCATTCGGAGGTCTGTTGTGAGCATTGGGGCAGTCCCCCAATTGGTTGAGCTCCTGCCCAGTTTGAGTAACGAGTGTTTGGAATTGGCTCTTTATGTGCTAGAGGTACTGTCCACTCTTCCAGAAGGAAGACAGGCTTTGAAAGATTGTCCGAACACGATACCGAATGTGGTGAGGTTAATGATGAAGGTTTCGGAGAGCTGCACTCAGTTTGCACTGTCAATCTTGTGGGCTGTTTGCAAGCTTGCCCCAGAGGAATGTGCCGCACTTGCTCTGGAGGCAGGTTTGGCGGCTAAACTGCTGCTTGTAATTCAGAGTGGTTGCAATCAGGTTATGAAGCAACGGTCTGCTGAGCTCTTGAAATTGTGTAGTCTAAATTACACAGCTACTATCTTCATTTCCAAGTGTAAGCTTACACGAACGATACAATGA